A window from bacterium encodes these proteins:
- the rfbB gene encoding dTDP-glucose 4,6-dehydratase, with product MKKLLVTGGAGFIGSNFVRYILSDFPEYSVIVLDKLTYAGNLENLAGLAEQFGTRYHFVYGDICDSQLVNQLTAGCYGIVNFAAETHVDRSIINAGSFVQTDVYGTYVLLESARMNNIELFLQISTDEVYGEAPGRPSREDDALMPKSPYAASKCGADRLAYSYYTTYNMPVIITRCTNNFGPYQHPEKLIPLFISNLLENKPVPVYGSGKNTRDWIYVEDHCRALALFLDKGKQYAGEVFNIGSGTEKSVLDITETLIRILNKSCELIQFVVDRPGHVQRHAVDTTKLRTKFGWQPETDFTTGLEKTINWYVTHQMWWRKIKEKNEEYRKFYEQNYIQRDITFERANRKT from the coding sequence ATGAAAAAACTTTTAGTGACAGGTGGAGCTGGGTTTATTGGAAGTAATTTTGTTCGATATATTCTGTCCGATTTTCCAGAGTATAGTGTTATAGTTCTTGATAAATTAACGTATGCGGGAAACCTAGAAAATCTGGCTGGATTAGCGGAACAATTTGGTACTCGATATCATTTTGTTTATGGAGATATCTGTGATTCGCAACTAGTTAATCAACTCACCGCAGGATGTTATGGAATCGTTAATTTTGCTGCAGAAACCCATGTTGACCGGTCAATCATTAATGCTGGTAGTTTTGTACAAACCGATGTCTATGGAACTTATGTTCTCTTAGAATCTGCACGAATGAATAACATTGAGTTATTCCTGCAAATTTCAACTGATGAAGTATATGGAGAAGCGCCTGGCCGTCCTTCTCGGGAAGATGATGCGTTGATGCCGAAAAGTCCGTACGCTGCAAGTAAATGTGGCGCGGATCGACTGGCATATTCTTACTATACGACATATAATATGCCGGTGATTATTACTCGATGTACAAATAATTTTGGTCCATATCAGCATCCGGAGAAGCTTATCCCGTTATTTATCTCGAATTTACTTGAAAACAAACCGGTTCCGGTTTATGGTTCAGGGAAAAACACTCGAGATTGGATTTATGTTGAAGACCATTGTCGAGCGTTGGCGTTATTTTTAGATAAAGGAAAACAATATGCAGGAGAGGTATTTAATATCGGTAGTGGAACCGAAAAAAGCGTATTAGATATTACTGAAACGCTTATCCGAATTCTTAATAAATCATGTGAATTGATTCAGTTTGTGGTAGATCGTCCTGGTCATGTTCAACGTCATGCGGTTGATACAACTAAACTCCGAACTAAATTCGGTTGGCAGCCGGAAACAGATTTTACTACTGGATTAGAGAAAACCATCAATTGGTATGTTACACATCAGATGTGGTGGCGAAAAATAAAAGAAAAAAATGAAGAGTACCGAAAATTTTATGAACAAAACTACATCCAACGAGATATAACATTTGAGCGAGCAAACAGAAAAACATAA
- a CDS encoding glycosyltransferase has translation MTILYVVPFANIRVKQFAEYIERLGNRVIVVDVSHCWVAENSIAEGKYFAGKNNQQQIRYIEPPFQFTNLALKVLCSIPRIIFYLYRIIQHDNIDVVIAYNPAIYTALPVWLACLLKKIPWYIYYVELVGYAPTGMRFRKWFEKFIVRRANYVISLTECWKSYISQNWNIAPERIFVLRLAIDIKAFDREIINIEKYQQLYGITSENKVLVNAGTTYPVKTKQGIYDLQDVATLIRGLPIIHRKYPQTKLILLGIGHDQSIIGLVKELNLEKQVVIVGRFMFWEEQHLSTLAMADILCLPSSDAEAMRYFSKYKALDYMAAKRPIVASGTLSLQETLKDSAIYYIPHRPDSFAEKVIYCFEHPEETQIQVEKAYQILLTEHLWEIESKRLIAFLQQHIQQNHQIE, from the coding sequence ATGACAATATTATATGTAGTTCCATTTGCCAATATTCGAGTAAAACAATTTGCTGAATATATAGAACGATTAGGGAATCGAGTTATAGTTGTTGATGTATCACATTGTTGGGTAGCAGAAAATTCAATAGCGGAAGGGAAATATTTTGCTGGGAAAAACAATCAACAACAAATCCGATATATTGAACCACCGTTTCAGTTTACCAATTTGGCTTTAAAGGTATTGTGTTCAATTCCACGAATCATTTTTTATCTGTATCGAATAATTCAACATGATAATATTGATGTAGTTATTGCATATAATCCAGCTATATATACCGCATTACCGGTTTGGTTAGCATGTTTACTAAAGAAAATTCCTTGGTATATTTATTATGTTGAACTTGTTGGGTATGCTCCGACTGGGATGCGGTTCCGTAAATGGTTTGAAAAATTCATCGTTCGCCGTGCAAACTATGTTATTTCGTTAACTGAATGTTGGAAATCATATATTTCGCAAAATTGGAACATAGCACCAGAACGGATTTTTGTTTTACGATTAGCCATCGATATCAAAGCATTTGATCGGGAAATTATTAATATTGAAAAATATCAGCAGTTATATGGTATCACATCCGAAAATAAGGTGTTAGTGAATGCAGGGACAACATATCCGGTTAAAACCAAGCAAGGTATCTATGATTTACAAGATGTAGCGACACTTATTCGGGGTCTACCAATCATACACCGGAAATATCCTCAAACGAAACTTATTCTACTGGGAATTGGTCATGACCAATCAATTATTGGTTTAGTGAAAGAGCTCAATCTTGAGAAACAGGTAGTCATTGTTGGACGATTTATGTTTTGGGAAGAACAGCATTTATCAACATTAGCTATGGCGGATATTCTCTGTTTACCATCAAGCGATGCGGAAGCTATGCGATATTTTAGTAAGTATAAAGCATTAGATTATATGGCTGCAAAACGTCCTATTGTAGCATCTGGAACACTATCGTTGCAGGAAACCTTAAAGGATAGCGCAATATATTATATTCCGCATCGGCCGGATTCGTTTGCGGAAAAAGTGATATATTGTTTTGAGCATCCAGAAGAAACGCAAATACAGGTTGAAAAAGCATATCAAATACTTTTAACCGAACATCTTTGGGAAATAGAAAGTAAACGATTAATAGCGTTTCTTCAGCAACATATTCAGCAAAATCACCAAATCGAATAG
- a CDS encoding sugar phosphate nucleotidyltransferase, whose protein sequence is MKGIILAGGLGTRLFPLTKITNKHLLPVWDKPMIYYPLQTLVSAGIKDILIVTGGNNAGDFLRLLGNGKEFGLKHLNYTYQEKEGGIAEALSLAEHFAGEEQVVVILGDNIIEDNISGAVERFKKQQYGARIFLKQVPDPERFGVVEFKSNRVVRIIEKPKKPKSNYIVVGIYMYDAEVFKIIKTLKPSERGELEITDVNNAYIQRGLMEYEILQGHWTDAGTFYSLLRANLLSMDKKERMKLLKELQITDKSYKTTGK, encoded by the coding sequence ATGAAAGGAATAATTTTAGCTGGTGGGTTAGGGACTCGATTGTTTCCGTTGACAAAAATAACGAATAAACACCTATTGCCAGTTTGGGATAAACCGATGATATATTATCCGTTACAAACTTTGGTATCTGCAGGAATCAAAGATATCCTGATTGTTACTGGAGGGAATAACGCTGGTGATTTCCTCCGTCTTTTAGGTAATGGAAAAGAATTTGGATTAAAGCATCTAAATTATACTTATCAGGAAAAGGAAGGTGGTATTGCAGAAGCACTCAGTTTAGCGGAACATTTTGCCGGTGAAGAACAAGTGGTAGTTATTCTCGGGGACAATATTATCGAAGATAATATTAGCGGAGCGGTGGAACGATTTAAAAAACAACAGTATGGTGCGCGAATTTTCCTTAAACAAGTACCTGACCCAGAACGATTTGGAGTCGTAGAATTTAAAAGTAATAGAGTGGTTCGTATCATTGAAAAACCGAAAAAACCTAAATCGAATTATATTGTGGTTGGGATATATATGTATGATGCGGAAGTATTCAAAATTATTAAAACATTGAAACCATCAGAACGAGGTGAATTAGAAATAACCGATGTCAATAATGCGTATATTCAACGCGGACTTATGGAATATGAGATTCTTCAAGGACATTGGACTGATGCAGGAACGTTTTATTCGTTATTGCGTGCCAATTTGTTATCCATGGATAAGAAAGAGCGAATGAAATTATTAAAAGAATTACAGATTACAGATAAATCTTATAAAACCACTGGGAAATGA
- the rfbD gene encoding dTDP-4-dehydrorhamnose reductase translates to MMRILITGAKGMLGTDIYKVLRPHHQVTGIDIQEVDITQPHQIYNYLKPYRFDLIIHTAASTDVDGCEENPGKAFTINGIGTRNMGEYAKQINARFLYISTDYIFDGMKGEPYREDDVPNPINIYGKTKLEGEKYIQQLDIPYYIVRTSWLFGQNGKNFVNTILEKAKRYKSIEVVNDQFGSPTYTLDLAIAIAMLIKTEKYGIYHISNSGICSWYEFACEILKIKGLSNKVKVQPIGSGELTRLAKRPQYSKLDSSKYERITGHTLRSWQEALKEYLENINFAIED, encoded by the coding sequence ATGATGCGAATTCTGATAACCGGGGCAAAAGGAATGTTAGGAACAGATATATATAAGGTTTTAAGGCCCCATCATCAAGTTACTGGCATAGATATTCAGGAAGTTGATATAACACAACCCCACCAGATTTATAATTATTTAAAACCATACCGGTTTGATTTAATTATTCATACAGCTGCTAGCACTGATGTCGATGGTTGTGAGGAAAACCCGGGAAAAGCGTTTACTATCAATGGTATAGGAACTCGAAATATGGGTGAATATGCAAAACAAATTAACGCAAGATTTCTATATATTAGCACTGATTATATATTTGATGGAATGAAAGGTGAACCTTATAGAGAAGATGATGTACCTAATCCAATTAATATTTATGGAAAGACAAAACTTGAGGGTGAGAAATACATTCAGCAATTAGACATACCATATTATATTGTTCGAACATCGTGGTTATTTGGACAGAACGGAAAGAATTTTGTTAATACAATTCTAGAAAAAGCGAAACGGTATAAGAGCATCGAAGTAGTTAATGACCAGTTCGGTTCACCGACATATACCTTAGATTTAGCTATTGCAATTGCAATGCTCATTAAGACCGAAAAATACGGTATATATCATATCAGTAATAGCGGAATTTGTTCTTGGTATGAGTTTGCCTGTGAAATATTGAAAATAAAAGGATTAAGTAATAAAGTTAAAGTTCAACCGATAGGTTCTGGCGAGCTTACTCGACTCGCGAAGCGACCACAATATTCAAAGTTAGATTCCTCAAAATATGAACGAATTACCGGGCATACGCTGCGTTCATGGCAAGAAGCATTAAAGGAATATTTAGAGAATATTAATTTTGCTATTGAAGACTGA
- a CDS encoding dTDP-4-dehydrorhamnose 3,5-epimerase family protein → MIKDVKTKQLRVIPDERGRLMEVLRNDDELYIKFGQIYMTTTYPGVVKGWHLHRVQVDNIVAIKGMIKLVIYDAREDSPTHGEINEFFIGEYNPMLVQIPNGVYHGWKCISESEAIIINCPTEVYHYTHPDQVNLPPHGSVIPYDWSIQEK, encoded by the coding sequence ATGATAAAAGATGTTAAAACTAAACAATTGCGTGTTATTCCTGATGAACGCGGCCGGTTAATGGAAGTGTTACGGAATGATGATGAACTTTATATTAAATTCGGTCAGATATATATGACCACGACTTATCCTGGCGTGGTTAAAGGATGGCATCTTCATCGTGTTCAAGTTGATAATATTGTTGCAATTAAAGGCATGATAAAATTAGTAATTTATGATGCACGAGAGGATTCTCCTACCCATGGTGAAATAAACGAATTTTTTATTGGGGAGTATAATCCAATGTTAGTACAGATTCCCAATGGAGTATATCACGGCTGGAAATGTATCAGTGAGTCAGAAGCGATAATAATAAATTGTCCTACCGAAGTATATCATTACACTCATCCTGACCAAGTTAATCTTCCACCGCATGGATCTGTTATCCCCTATGATTGGTCAATTCAAGAAAAATGA
- a CDS encoding class I SAM-dependent methyltransferase gives MNRTDKSYVPQLWYGNMYQEDIYADLRIQKYAKMVIPYLKKGAEILDIGCYTARLYDFLPKSNQIEYWGVDFDEQALSIAKQKGIHVQFVRFDTDPIPLQKQFDIIVAGEVLEHLINPANLMEQMQRLLKSDGIVLISLPNECTLYHRIMCLIGSGVDSQAFQLYKHLHLPTIKQSEQFISKYFNIIKKAYFVNPGGKGSKWEMVGKISSMLPIGFWQKLGDWFPTLFARGTIFLCVTRESSKQ, from the coding sequence ATGAATCGAACAGATAAATCTTATGTCCCACAATTATGGTATGGAAATATGTATCAAGAGGACATTTATGCAGATTTACGAATCCAGAAATATGCTAAAATGGTTATTCCTTATTTAAAAAAAGGAGCCGAAATATTAGATATCGGTTGTTATACAGCACGGTTATACGATTTTTTGCCGAAAAGTAACCAAATTGAATATTGGGGAGTAGATTTTGATGAACAAGCGTTATCCATTGCAAAACAAAAAGGAATACATGTTCAATTCGTTCGATTTGATACCGATCCCATTCCACTACAAAAACAATTTGATATCATTGTTGCCGGAGAAGTGTTAGAACATTTAATTAATCCAGCTAATTTAATGGAGCAAATGCAACGTCTATTAAAATCGGATGGCATAGTCCTTATTTCGTTACCTAATGAATGCACCCTCTATCATCGAATCATGTGTCTAATAGGCTCTGGGGTAGATTCGCAAGCGTTTCAATTATATAAACATCTTCATCTGCCGACGATTAAACAAAGTGAACAGTTTATCAGTAAATATTTTAACATTATTAAAAAAGCATATTTTGTTAATCCAGGTGGTAAGGGGTCAAAATGGGAAATGGTCGGAAAAATCAGTTCGATGCTCCCCATAGGTTTTTGGCAAAAACTGGGTGATTGGTTTCCGACGCTATTTGCTCGTGGGACAATTTTCCTTTGTGTTACACGTGAAAGCTCAAAACAATAA